A single window of Vibrio alfacsensis DNA harbors:
- a CDS encoding tyrosine-type recombinase/integrase: MATIQARKGKKHTTYRVQFMRDGQRVSKSFPTKKEAEKFAARWLVDDDFAHSLSNQTLNSFLLSEVVEEFLAQYSGKDGSLSQRVNYWSRILGDLPVGKITRPKVKTELRKLLKQCTPATVNRYKAALGTLYRFLLEEYDVDHNPVRGIPNYAENNERTRFLDDDELPRLLAACKVSGWDRLYLLVLLAITTGGRRSELIHCRWESVNFKTRTIHLGTTKNGEQRLLTLTQDAIEELMAFRRSSGYVFPLPKQPDTYFKNFDCYWKEAMKTASVDNFRFHDLRHTCASMLAMNGASLLEICQVLGHKSITMTQRYAHLCVSHKQALTERVFGNICLGVSNG; encoded by the coding sequence ATGGCAACTATCCAAGCTCGCAAGGGCAAAAAACACACTACCTATCGCGTTCAATTCATGCGAGACGGTCAGCGTGTCTCTAAATCCTTTCCTACAAAAAAAGAAGCAGAAAAATTCGCCGCCCGTTGGCTGGTGGATGATGACTTTGCTCACTCCCTTTCCAATCAAACCCTAAACTCATTCTTGCTTTCTGAAGTGGTTGAAGAATTTCTCGCGCAATATTCAGGGAAAGATGGCAGTTTGTCTCAGCGTGTTAACTACTGGTCACGCATCCTTGGCGATTTACCAGTCGGTAAAATCACCCGCCCTAAAGTCAAAACAGAACTCAGAAAACTTCTCAAGCAATGTACTCCCGCAACCGTCAACCGTTACAAGGCCGCGCTAGGTACACTCTATCGTTTTTTGCTTGAAGAATACGATGTTGACCATAACCCCGTCCGAGGCATTCCCAATTACGCAGAGAATAATGAGCGAACCCGCTTTCTTGATGATGACGAACTGCCGCGTCTATTAGCTGCCTGTAAGGTGTCGGGCTGGGATCGCCTATATTTATTGGTTTTGCTTGCCATTACCACCGGGGGGCGGCGTTCAGAGTTGATTCATTGCCGCTGGGAAAGCGTGAATTTTAAAACGCGTACCATTCACCTCGGTACCACAAAAAACGGTGAGCAACGTCTTCTGACTTTGACGCAAGATGCCATTGAAGAATTGATGGCATTCCGCCGTTCCAGTGGTTATGTGTTTCCGTTACCAAAACAACCTGATACGTACTTCAAAAACTTCGATTGCTACTGGAAAGAGGCAATGAAAACCGCTAGCGTTGATAACTTCCGATTTCATGATCTTCGCCACACCTGTGCCAGCATGCTTGCAATGAATGGCGCGAGCTTATTAGAAATCTGTCAAGTGCTGGGGCACAAGTCTATTACGATGACTCAGCGTTATGCCCATCTTTGCGTTAGCCATAAACAAGCGCTTACAGAAAGGGTATTTGGTAATATTTGTCTTGGGGTAAGTAATGGGTAA